In the genome of Patescibacteria group bacterium, one region contains:
- a CDS encoding polysaccharide deacetylase family protein codes for MGHPIKHSPWFRLVLCVVLIVSIGISINAFYPEAQNTLRKLNPYSIEYYTYKPRVFANIEVQSVSSSPALAVPMLMYHGVNTVKDDTNTTIKNFIQQLELLKQSGFTTISVAEYDQFRQGTFTLPPKPIIISFDDGRKDSYYTTDDVLKKLNFKATMFVATAKANNKDPFYLDWNDLRTLRDSGRWEIEAHGRDSHAEIPLVKNASDEEDWGRFLNSKMYLEDKNRLETTEEFEARVEADYLAGLQDIKINLGLDAQYYAIPLNDYGQQEHTNYEEAIPFNQKVIRKYFKMAFIEANDPSNVTTLRLPVYNYKDTDPYFIRRIEVKNMSALDLVKILHSQAPISPDLVYANTNFVIPQNGVTDAEVTIQETGLHIKTIEPDQSGKVLFGEDYWENYSVTANIDRIQGASTGLLLYYKDAQNYVAFGLSGNYYFLRSTVQGVTKDLVPPFTSTRVTDKPIEFKVEIKNGKITTYVNGYHLFRNVSIKQKGGKAGIKIWDLMSTAHSEVSSLTIAPAF; via the coding sequence ATGGGGCACCCGATAAAACATTCACCGTGGTTTAGATTAGTATTATGTGTAGTACTTATTGTAAGTATTGGTATTTCGATTAATGCTTTTTACCCAGAGGCTCAAAATACGTTGAGAAAGCTCAACCCATATTCAATTGAGTATTACACCTACAAGCCACGTGTGTTTGCCAATATTGAAGTACAGAGTGTGTCGTCATCTCCTGCATTAGCGGTACCAATGCTTATGTATCACGGCGTAAATACTGTAAAGGATGACACAAATACAACAATAAAGAATTTTATCCAGCAGCTGGAGCTATTAAAGCAAAGTGGTTTTACCACAATATCAGTAGCTGAATACGATCAATTCCGACAGGGAACATTTACGCTTCCTCCAAAGCCTATAATCATTAGTTTTGATGATGGCCGAAAAGATAGTTATTACACAACTGATGATGTTTTAAAGAAACTGAATTTCAAAGCAACAATGTTTGTTGCTACAGCAAAAGCTAATAACAAAGATCCATTCTATTTGGATTGGAATGATTTGAGAACACTTCGAGACTCTGGAAGATGGGAGATCGAAGCCCATGGACGTGATTCACATGCAGAGATTCCTCTTGTTAAAAATGCATCAGATGAAGAAGATTGGGGAAGATTCCTAAATTCAAAAATGTATTTAGAAGATAAGAATCGACTTGAGACAACAGAAGAATTTGAGGCACGAGTAGAAGCCGACTATCTTGCTGGACTTCAAGATATTAAAATCAATCTAGGATTAGATGCTCAATATTATGCTATTCCATTAAATGATTATGGTCAGCAAGAACATACAAACTATGAAGAGGCTATCCCATTTAACCAAAAGGTGATTAGAAAGTATTTTAAGATGGCATTTATCGAAGCCAATGACCCTTCAAATGTAACAACATTGCGACTGCCAGTTTACAACTATAAAGATACAGATCCATATTTCATTCGAAGAATAGAAGTTAAAAATATGTCTGCGCTTGATCTTGTGAAGATACTTCATAGCCAAGCTCCAATATCACCAGACCTTGTCTATGCAAATACTAATTTTGTTATTCCTCAAAATGGGGTAACAGATGCTGAAGTTACAATTCAGGAAACTGGGCTACATATAAAAACTATAGAACCAGATCAAAGTGGAAAGGTGCTTTTTGGTGAAGACTATTGGGAAAATTATTCAGTTACAGCAAATATAGATCGTATACAAGGAGCCTCTACAGGATTATTGCTTTACTATAAAGACGCACAAAATTATGTTGCGTTTGGTTTGAGTGGTAATTATTATTTCCTGCGAAGTACAGTGCAGGGTGTTACAAAAGATTTGGTTCCACCTTTTACATCAACCCGAGTTACTGATAAACCTATTGAATTTAAAGTTGAAATAAAAAACGGCAAAATTACTACGTATGTAAATGGGTATCATCTCTTTAGAAATGTAAGTATTAAACAGAAGGGAGGTAAAGCAGGAATTAAGATATGGGATCTCATGTCTACAGCTCATTCTGAGGTTTCTAGTCTCACTATCGCACCAGCTTTTTAG
- a CDS encoding glycosyltransferase, with protein MTLQAILPRLLSPFSSVKKMFVLAVFLVLLHVLFIYKFTLLLGGSQFILVKIYIILTGFFLTSRFLIIIFYKDAHYKKYADTLYPSVSFVIAAKNEEDSIYKTIETCMQSAYPGTLECIAVDDGSTDKTKAEMERAHEFYKNKGVSVNVISFAKNRGKREGMAEGILAATGEIVVFVDSDSFLEKTAVKHLVEHFLEDSMVGAVAGNTGVDNDSTNALTKMQSARYGVSFDIFKACESVFGTVTCCPGCFSAYRRTILLTVLDKWRNQMFMGTRSTFGDDRSLTNFVLRNWKVVYCSTAKAVTIVPDKYRKFFKQQLRWKKSWVREGLAASSFIWRKNIIASLSFYTNLLLPIFSPFIVLNALVIQILLNQQMPYVFLIGVVSLSFVYGLFYYWQSNNKYWWYVVPFTVMYTFALVWQMPYAVFKLRDTTWGTR; from the coding sequence ATGACTCTACAAGCAATTCTCCCACGTTTACTATCTCCTTTTTCTTCTGTAAAGAAGATGTTTGTTTTGGCTGTGTTTCTTGTATTACTTCATGTTCTCTTTATTTATAAATTCACGTTGCTTCTGGGAGGTAGTCAGTTTATTTTAGTTAAGATTTATATCATCCTTACAGGATTCTTTCTTACATCACGATTTCTTATTATTATTTTTTATAAAGATGCTCATTATAAAAAATATGCAGACACACTATATCCAAGTGTGAGTTTTGTAATTGCCGCAAAAAACGAAGAGGATTCTATATACAAAACTATTGAGACCTGTATGCAATCTGCATATCCTGGAACGTTAGAATGCATTGCGGTAGATGATGGCTCTACCGATAAAACGAAAGCTGAAATGGAGCGGGCACATGAATTTTATAAAAATAAAGGAGTATCAGTAAATGTTATTTCTTTTGCAAAAAATCGAGGGAAGCGTGAAGGTATGGCAGAAGGAATTTTAGCTGCAACTGGAGAAATAGTTGTATTTGTGGATTCAGATAGCTTTCTTGAAAAGACAGCAGTTAAGCATCTTGTGGAGCACTTTTTAGAAGATTCTATGGTTGGTGCTGTAGCAGGAAATACTGGAGTAGACAATGATTCTACAAATGCGCTAACCAAGATGCAGTCAGCTCGATATGGTGTTTCATTTGATATATTCAAAGCATGTGAGAGTGTGTTTGGTACGGTAACGTGCTGCCCTGGATGTTTTTCTGCGTATCGACGTACTATATTGCTTACTGTTTTGGATAAATGGCGAAATCAAATGTTTATGGGAACGCGAAGTACATTTGGTGATGATCGAAGTCTCACAAACTTTGTGCTTAGAAATTGGAAGGTTGTATATTGCAGTACTGCAAAGGCAGTTACTATTGTGCCAGATAAATATCGAAAGTTTTTTAAGCAACAGCTTCGTTGGAAGAAATCATGGGTCAGAGAAGGTTTAGCGGCATCATCTTTTATTTGGAGAAAGAATATTATTGCCTCACTTTCTTTCTACACAAACTTGTTACTCCCAATATTTAGTCCGTTTATAGTACTCAATGCATTAGTAATACAGATTTTATTGAATCAACAAATGCCGTATGTATTCTTGATTGGCGTTGTATCACTAAGCTTCGTGTATGGATTGTTTTACTACTGGCAATCAAATAATAAGTATTGGTGGTATGTAGTTCCGTTTACTGTTATGTATACATTCGCTTTAGTCTGGCAAATGCCGTATGCAGTATTTAAATTAAGAGACACAACATGGGGCACCCGATAA
- a CDS encoding polyhydroxyalkanoic acid system family protein, with the protein MANITIKIPHNKTQEEAISCVKNLLDNVKEKYSKEITNLKEEWDSHECTFSFKTKGYELSGTLIVGKMEVILDAKVPWALTFFKSKIERRIREEAQHCLI; encoded by the coding sequence ATGGCAAACATAACTATTAAGATTCCTCACAATAAGACTCAAGAAGAAGCTATCTCATGCGTCAAAAATTTATTAGATAATGTAAAAGAAAAGTATTCGAAAGAGATAACTAATCTTAAGGAGGAATGGGATAGTCATGAATGCACATTCAGTTTTAAAACAAAGGGATATGAACTATCCGGAACACTTATAGTGGGAAAGATGGAAGTAATACTAGATGCGAAAGTACCATGGGCGCTTACTTTTTTTAAAAGCAAAATAGAAAGGAGAATTAGAGAGGAAGCTCAACATTGCCTAATATAA
- a CDS encoding disulfide bond formation protein B: protein MTPFAQNITFVISLGVVVLNILSVILLWILVLGTPDKKNKDLGSKIASHALVLSALIAIGGTIGSLIYSSVIGFIPCEFCWWARILLFPQAVLFFVAWFRSWKYKITDSAVYIYALVFSIMGVLVTGFHYYGQMFNPSLLDACIATGVSCSQIPFVEFGYITIPWMAFSTFVALALVIGIKLRFSK from the coding sequence ATGACACCATTCGCACAAAACATTACATTTGTTATTTCGTTAGGTGTTGTCGTATTAAATATTCTCAGTGTGATTTTACTGTGGATCTTAGTGCTTGGAACTCCTGATAAAAAAAATAAAGATCTTGGCAGTAAAATTGCTTCACATGCTTTGGTACTTTCTGCTCTTATTGCAATAGGAGGAACTATAGGCAGTCTCATCTATTCATCAGTGATTGGCTTCATTCCATGTGAATTCTGTTGGTGGGCACGAATTCTATTATTCCCTCAGGCAGTACTCTTTTTTGTAGCATGGTTTAGATCATGGAAATATAAGATAACAGATAGTGCTGTTTATATTTATGCATTGGTTTTCTCTATCATGGGGGTGCTTGTAACAGGTTTCCACTATTACGGCCAAATGTTTAATCCAAGTCTTTTGGATGCATGTATTGCAACTGGAGTTTCATGTTCTCAGATTCCATTTGTTGAATTTGGTTACATTACTATCCCTTGGATGGCATTTTCTACATTCGTAGCGCTCGCATTGGTGATTGGAATTAAGCTTCGATTTTCTAAGTAA
- a CDS encoding CAP domain-containing protein, producing MKKHFIGISITACVLLFLGGGFYLWYPNMKETVNVWVKATQDVTYHVIESKDTVVSEIRQEFFSNPLRSAKDSEDARLSATGVISFSNQERANAGLPGVKENTKLAAAARMKLQDMFEQQYFEHISPNGHGPGYLATEATYTYIIVGENLAMGNFADDKALVDAWMASPGHKANILHDRFKEIGVAVGQGTYKGKKVWMAVQEFGLASSECPIVSPSLKTRIDVAKQEISATEVELEAMRGDISSMSRSNPDEDAAYEQKAQEYNKKVGTYNDMIAELKEDVDTYNADVRAFNTCIKG from the coding sequence ATGAAAAAACATTTTATTGGTATTAGTATCACAGCATGCGTACTACTTTTCTTAGGAGGAGGATTTTATCTGTGGTATCCCAATATGAAAGAGACAGTAAATGTATGGGTAAAAGCAACTCAGGATGTTACATATCATGTAATTGAGAGTAAAGATACTGTTGTAAGTGAAATACGACAAGAGTTTTTTTCAAATCCACTTCGCTCAGCCAAAGATAGCGAAGACGCACGATTGAGTGCAACAGGAGTGATTTCCTTTTCAAATCAAGAACGAGCAAACGCAGGATTACCTGGAGTTAAAGAAAATACAAAACTAGCTGCTGCAGCTCGCATGAAACTTCAGGATATGTTTGAGCAACAGTATTTCGAGCATATTTCTCCAAATGGTCACGGTCCTGGATACCTGGCAACTGAAGCAACATATACCTACATTATAGTAGGAGAAAATCTCGCTATGGGAAATTTTGCTGATGATAAAGCACTTGTTGATGCATGGATGGCAAGTCCAGGTCACAAAGCAAATATTCTCCATGATCGTTTTAAAGAAATTGGAGTAGCTGTAGGTCAGGGAACATACAAGGGCAAAAAGGTTTGGATGGCCGTTCAAGAATTTGGGCTTGCTTCTTCTGAGTGCCCTATAGTAAGTCCTAGCTTAAAAACACGTATAGATGTAGCAAAACAAGAGATTAGTGCAACAGAAGTTGAGCTTGAGGCAATGCGGGGAGATATTAGTAGTATGTCACGTTCAAATCCAGATGAAGATGCTGCGTATGAGCAGAAAGCCCAGGAATACAACAAAAAGGTAGGGACGTATAATGATATGATTGCTGAGCTTAAAGAAGATGTTGATACCTATAATGCAGATGTGAGAGCATTTAATACTTGTATAAAAGGTTAG
- a CDS encoding YihY/virulence factor BrkB family protein, with amino-acid sequence MKRQPHIIAHTFKAWKAADPATTGAALAYYLLFSLPTAFILALAVAGLLVSPDLVEKRLINELTILFGSQASSAIRTLITEIRQPGTSIVVSIIGLISVLWGSIGAFGQLQTSMKKIWEVKEDANPGILTVIKERVAAILIVIMLGFLLSASFMASTIVTLFGTALSKYVQNIESIINLANLGLSIMILTGMFVLLYIALPAQKIKWRAAIFGGIMTSFLFMAGKFVMGWYLASGFASSGYGAVSTITVLLVWAYITAQIFIVGAAITHVIDQKLDRA; translated from the coding sequence ATGAAACGACAACCTCATATTATCGCTCATACATTCAAAGCTTGGAAAGCTGCCGATCCAGCAACAACTGGTGCTGCGCTTGCATACTATTTATTGTTTTCATTGCCTACTGCATTTATTTTAGCATTGGCAGTAGCGGGGCTTTTGGTAAGTCCTGATCTGGTAGAAAAACGTTTAATAAATGAGCTAACTATTTTGTTTGGTTCACAAGCATCATCTGCAATTCGAACACTGATTACAGAAATTCGACAGCCAGGAACCAGTATCGTAGTGAGTATCATAGGATTAATTTCTGTACTTTGGGGTTCAATAGGAGCATTTGGCCAATTGCAGACATCAATGAAAAAGATTTGGGAAGTTAAGGAAGATGCCAATCCTGGAATACTTACTGTAATTAAAGAGAGAGTTGCCGCAATCCTTATTGTCATTATGTTGGGCTTTCTTTTATCTGCCTCATTTATGGCAAGTACAATAGTGACATTGTTTGGTACAGCACTTTCAAAATATGTTCAGAATATTGAATCAATAATTAATCTCGCAAATCTCGGTTTATCAATTATGATTCTTACCGGTATGTTTGTCTTGCTCTACATTGCTTTGCCTGCACAAAAGATAAAATGGAGAGCAGCTATATTTGGTGGAATTATGACATCATTTTTATTTATGGCTGGAAAATTTGTAATGGGATGGTATCTTGCCTCAGGTTTTGCTTCTTCTGGCTATGGCGCAGTAAGTACCATAACCGTACTTCTTGTATGGGCATATATTACTGCCCAGATATTTATTGTTGGTGCTGCTATAACTCATGTCATTGATCAAAAACTCGATAGGGCATAG
- a CDS encoding DoxX family membrane protein codes for MSKLSIISIVLLRISLGWYLLYWGIVAFTTEGWSIASLLENSDTFPEFYDAFSTPEMLNLLNTGFKIVLIAVGALLILGLFVRIVALIGAFIMLFLYFPLLKFPYVGTNQIIVNDYFIYAIALVYLHAARAGDYFSIKSLMHSRHHI; via the coding sequence ATGAGTAAACTATCAATAATTAGTATTGTATTATTGCGAATATCATTAGGATGGTACCTTTTGTATTGGGGAATAGTTGCCTTCACAACCGAAGGTTGGTCTATTGCATCTCTCCTTGAGAACTCTGATACATTTCCTGAATTTTATGATGCATTTTCAACTCCAGAAATGCTCAATCTATTGAATACTGGATTTAAAATTGTATTAATTGCCGTAGGAGCATTACTTATACTCGGATTGTTTGTTCGGATTGTTGCGCTCATCGGTGCATTTATTATGTTGTTTTTATATTTTCCGCTTTTAAAGTTTCCATATGTTGGAACAAATCAAATAATTGTTAATGATTATTTTATATATGCAATTGCATTAGTATATCTACATGCGGCTCGTGCAGGAGACTACTTCAGTATAAAGTCACTCATGCATTCTCGACACCATATATAG
- the uppP gene encoding undecaprenyl-diphosphatase UppP: MTYIHALILGIIEGITEFLPVSSTAHLDLSARLLSIPTSEFLKTFEIAIQLGAILAVVIIYASWLKRSRELWKRIIIAFLPTGIIGFVLYKLIKSILLGNIEIMVWTLGIGGIVLILFELLYKEKPKTVSSEQELETLSYKKAFIIGLVQAIAVIPGVSRSAATVIAGRSLGVSRQAIVEFSFLLAIPTMAAATGYSLLKEASSFSSHEFSLLGIGFVAAFISALIAVKTFLKYIRNHTMIGFGIYRIFLALALLGILYS, encoded by the coding sequence ATGACCTATATTCATGCGCTTATATTGGGAATTATTGAAGGAATAACTGAATTTCTTCCCGTATCATCTACTGCACATTTGGATCTATCTGCTCGACTGTTGAGCATCCCCACGAGTGAGTTTTTAAAAACATTTGAAATTGCTATTCAGCTTGGTGCCATTCTTGCTGTGGTAATTATTTATGCTTCATGGCTTAAGCGAAGCCGTGAACTATGGAAGAGAATAATCATAGCCTTTTTGCCTACAGGTATTATAGGTTTTGTTCTTTATAAACTTATAAAAAGTATATTGTTGGGTAATATAGAAATAATGGTATGGACTCTGGGTATTGGAGGTATTGTTCTTATACTGTTTGAACTTTTATATAAAGAAAAGCCGAAGACTGTTTCTTCAGAGCAAGAGTTGGAAACATTATCGTATAAGAAAGCTTTTATTATTGGATTGGTACAAGCTATTGCTGTGATTCCTGGAGTATCACGTTCTGCTGCAACAGTTATAGCTGGGCGATCATTAGGTGTATCCCGACAAGCTATTGTTGAATTTTCTTTTTTATTAGCAATACCTACCATGGCTGCTGCAACAGGGTATTCATTGCTAAAAGAAGCATCAAGTTTTTCATCACATGAGTTTTCATTATTGGGAATAGGATTTGTAGCTGCTTTTATTTCTGCCCTCATTGCAGTGAAAACTTTCTTAAAATATATACGCAACCATACAATGATTGGGTTTGGTATCTACAGAATCTTTCTCGCTTTAGCACTTTTAGGTATACTGTACTCATGA
- a CDS encoding DUF2914 domain-containing protein — MKALIDRLKKFVERYERHISSGALIGGFIIDSLTLQRIDQLFENLIIIFYILVAAVSIALVNLYEGGYLKGRLFERLHTFLPIVIQFVFGGLFSGFFVFYFRSSSIASSWPFILGLLILLIGNEVFKKFYKRMVFTLSIFFFCIFSFSIFSLPVLVKRIGDLVFLSSGFASLVIMGLFIGILYLFIPQRIKEVKKLLIISIGSIYAVITLFYFLNIIPPIPLSIKSIEVAHTLERTSTGYRLQQEEKKLFDFLKIYQKVHVVPGGSVYVYSSVFAPTSLTTNVVHHWRYYDENQRKWLTKNKLDFPIRGGREDGYRGYSTKSALTPGRWEVRVETPRGQVIGTIKFVVESVTSQPALQTIIY, encoded by the coding sequence ATGAAAGCTCTCATTGATAGGCTGAAAAAGTTTGTTGAGCGATATGAACGTCATATTTCATCTGGTGCACTTATTGGGGGCTTTATTATTGATAGTTTGACCCTTCAAAGAATTGATCAACTATTTGAAAACCTCATAATCATTTTTTACATTCTTGTTGCTGCGGTATCAATTGCACTTGTTAATTTATATGAAGGCGGATATCTAAAAGGTAGATTGTTTGAGCGGCTCCATACATTTTTACCAATAGTTATTCAATTCGTGTTTGGAGGTTTATTTAGTGGATTCTTTGTGTTCTATTTTAGAAGTTCTTCTATAGCTTCAAGCTGGCCTTTTATCTTAGGTCTTCTGATTCTACTTATTGGCAACGAAGTCTTTAAAAAGTTTTATAAGAGAATGGTTTTTACATTAAGTATATTTTTCTTCTGTATTTTTTCATTCTCAATATTTTCACTCCCGGTATTGGTAAAACGAATAGGGGATTTGGTTTTTCTCTCAAGTGGTTTTGCAAGTCTAGTAATTATGGGTTTGTTTATCGGGATACTTTATCTTTTTATACCTCAAAGAATTAAAGAAGTTAAAAAACTGTTAATAATAAGTATTGGGTCTATTTATGCAGTTATAACCCTTTTCTATTTTTTAAATATTATCCCTCCAATCCCACTTTCAATAAAATCTATCGAGGTTGCACATACCCTCGAGCGTACTTCCACAGGTTATCGGTTACAGCAAGAAGAGAAAAAGCTTTTTGATTTCTTAAAGATCTATCAAAAAGTACATGTTGTTCCAGGAGGCTCAGTCTATGTCTACAGTTCTGTATTTGCACCAACATCACTCACAACAAATGTAGTTCATCATTGGCGCTATTATGATGAGAATCAACGAAAATGGCTGACAAAAAACAAACTTGATTTTCCTATTCGAGGAGGAAGGGAAGATGGTTATAGAGGTTATAGTACTAAATCAGCATTAACACCAGGTCGCTGGGAAGTGAGAGTTGAAACTCCACGAGGTCAGGTGATTGGCACCATAAAGTTTGTAGTCGAATCTGTTACTTCACAGCCGGCTCTACAAACGATAATCTATTAA
- a CDS encoding GlsB/YeaQ/YmgE family stress response membrane protein, producing MALLSWLVLGALAGWIASIIMGTNAQQGAVMNVIVGIVGAVLGGWIMSLFGTTGVDGFNVYSLIVAIVGAVVLLALVRAVRGASSRSHRTAM from the coding sequence ATGGCATTACTTTCATGGCTCGTATTAGGAGCATTAGCAGGATGGATCGCATCAATTATCATGGGAACAAATGCACAGCAAGGTGCTGTCATGAATGTGATCGTGGGAATTGTGGGAGCTGTTCTTGGAGGATGGATTATGAGTCTCTTCGGAACAACCGGAGTTGATGGATTCAATGTTTACAGTCTCATCGTAGCAATTGTAGGAGCCGTAGTACTACTCGCACTCGTGCGTGCTGTACGTGGAGCTTCATCACGAAGTCACCGAACAGCTATGTAA
- a CDS encoding response regulator, with the protein MKKILVIDDDEAILHATKLILELQGYSVETYTNTACIKKLDKEKPNLILLDVMLSGEDGREICKKLKKHKATHTIPIILFSANARSAIIANQKEIMNDGFIEKPFDMDHLIQTVRQFVP; encoded by the coding sequence ATGAAAAAGATTTTAGTAATTGATGACGATGAGGCAATCCTTCACGCAACCAAACTGATTTTAGAACTTCAGGGCTATAGCGTAGAAACCTATACAAATACTGCTTGTATTAAAAAATTAGATAAAGAAAAACCAAATTTAATTTTACTCGACGTCATGCTTTCAGGGGAAGATGGCCGGGAAATTTGCAAGAAGCTAAAAAAACACAAAGCTACCCATACCATACCCATAATACTATTTTCAGCAAATGCTCGATCTGCAATAATAGCAAATCAAAAAGAAATTATGAATGATGGCTTTATTGAAAAGCCATTTGATATGGACCATCTTATTCAGACGGTTCGTCAGTTTGTGCCGTAG
- a CDS encoding ABC transporter permease, with the protein MLLKHRIKTAFTGLKTNKSRSLLTILGIVIGITSIIIVMSIGQGAENLILGQIEGLGATTINIDPGKQPSGPSDFAQLYTDSLKQKDIDALKNPANVQGLRDITPMVMQPASAIFENDTERSTVVGVSESFADIIGVYPEVGQFFTEDDVKQKARIVILGSKVKENLFGQSDAMGKTIRVKDQNFRIVGIFPNDETSIFSVDEMMVAPYTTVQQYLTGTSHFNSMLLRAQTEQMVPRVVADVEATLRESHDITDPENDDFNVSTPEDAAAIVGTITTVLTALLGSVAGISLLVGGIGIMNIMLVSVSERTREIGLRKALGATEKDILTQFLYESVMLTGLGGVIGIILGASISYLAAVVLSSTVASGWEFAFPISAAILGISVSAFIGLIFGIYPAKRAAQKSPMEALRYE; encoded by the coding sequence ATGCTCTTAAAACATCGTATTAAAACGGCTTTTACAGGACTTAAAACAAATAAATCACGATCACTTCTTACTATTTTAGGAATCGTTATTGGTATTACTTCTATTATTATTGTGATGTCTATTGGACAGGGAGCTGAGAACTTAATTCTTGGACAGATAGAAGGACTCGGGGCAACAACAATTAATATTGATCCAGGGAAGCAGCCATCAGGTCCTTCTGATTTTGCTCAGCTGTATACAGATTCACTTAAGCAAAAAGATATAGATGCTTTAAAAAATCCTGCAAATGTTCAGGGATTGAGAGACATTACTCCAATGGTTATGCAACCTGCATCAGCCATATTTGAGAATGATACAGAGCGATCCACCGTAGTTGGAGTTTCTGAATCTTTTGCAGATATTATTGGCGTATATCCAGAAGTGGGACAGTTTTTTACGGAAGATGACGTAAAGCAGAAAGCGCGGATCGTAATTTTAGGATCTAAAGTAAAAGAAAATCTATTTGGTCAATCTGATGCGATGGGGAAGACGATCAGAGTGAAAGATCAAAATTTTAGAATAGTTGGTATATTTCCAAATGATGAGACATCTATTTTTAGTGTAGATGAAATGATGGTTGCTCCCTATACAACAGTCCAGCAATATCTCACTGGAACCTCGCATTTCAATTCAATGTTATTGCGAGCTCAAACCGAACAAATGGTTCCACGAGTAGTGGCTGATGTAGAGGCTACATTGCGTGAATCTCATGATATTACTGATCCAGAAAATGATGATTTTAATGTAAGTACCCCTGAAGATGCTGCTGCTATTGTTGGCACTATTACTACTGTACTCACAGCATTGCTAGGATCTGTTGCAGGCATCTCACTCTTAGTAGGTGGAATTGGAATTATGAATATCATGCTTGTATCAGTGAGTGAACGAACTCGTGAAATAGGTTTGCGAAAAGCTTTAGGAGCAACAGAAAAAGATATTCTTACACAGTTTTTGTATGAATCAGTAATGCTTACAGGGCTTGGTGGAGTTATTGGAATTATTCTTGGAGCAAGTATTTCATATCTTGCTGCTGTAGTATTGAGTTCTACAGTTGCCTCTGGATGGGAATTTGCATTTCCAATTTCAGCAGCAATTCTAGGTATTAGTGTATCCGCATTTATAGGACTAATATTCGGAATCTATCCTGCAAAACGTGCTGCGCAAAAGAGTCCTATGGAAGCTCTACGCTACGAGTAG
- a CDS encoding ABC transporter ATP-binding protein has product MSLVNLKKLEKTYYTDGVPTPVLHGIDFVIEPGEFVAVMGPSGSGKSTLLQILGFLDTHTKGEYIFEGREVSGYSKAEVAKIRNEKLGFIFQAFNLLPRTTVLENVKLPLLYSNIKESEWERRAKDAIEAVGLTHRIDHEPAQLSGGEKQRVAIARALVCEPSIIFADEPTGNLDSKSGKAVMEIIQKLNDKGHTILLITHETSTAEHAKRIIRIRDGNIESDTKVSTQRRAIDNYTK; this is encoded by the coding sequence ATGTCACTTGTTAACTTAAAAAAATTAGAAAAGACATATTACACTGACGGGGTCCCAACACCAGTACTTCATGGAATTGATTTTGTTATTGAACCTGGAGAATTTGTAGCTGTAATGGGGCCTTCAGGATCTGGAAAATCAACACTTTTGCAGATATTGGGTTTTCTTGATACCCATACAAAAGGTGAATATATCTTTGAGGGTAGAGAAGTATCAGGATATTCAAAAGCAGAAGTTGCAAAAATTCGAAATGAAAAACTGGGATTTATTTTTCAGGCTTTCAATTTGTTACCACGAACTACGGTACTTGAAAATGTGAAGCTACCTCTTTTGTATTCAAATATTAAAGAATCAGAGTGGGAACGCCGAGCGAAAGATGCGATTGAAGCAGTGGGCCTTACTCATAGAATTGATCATGAACCTGCACAGTTATCGGGAGGAGAAAAACAACGTGTAGCGATTGCGAGAGCTCTTGTATGTGAGCCAAGTATTATTTTTGCTGATGAGCCAACAGGAAACCTAGATTCAAAATCTGGTAAAGCTGTTATGGAAATCATTCAGAAACTGAATGATAAAGGTCACACTATCCTCCTCATCACACACGAAACCTCAACTGCAGAACATGCAAAGCGAATCATTAGAATTCGCGACGGTAACATTGAAAGTGATACTAAAGTATCAACTCAACGCCGTGCTATAGATAATTACACGAAATAA